The Parashewanella spongiae genome has a window encoding:
- a CDS encoding insulinase family protein, translated as MKIPCFILSCVKFFLLVSLFFLTACQQSVIEFTPVSTPQVPTFKDNGDFPIVKPDWSLADFKSTQLKTMRFGAKDGFNNELTVHFRTRKKLDKWRIQLVGINRTEAVKHADVLARTMTRYSKYLLNESQSICRESLSVSATYHSISINIKCFDLELSDIRLLSSFWSKQAIDNIDIDSVRRGLKLNTKIQSVTGSEIDTAFQKRLLGKAHPYLQVTGDSDFYVDLNKQKVIELQQKTAEKLEWHLLVETPKQLSPQELLELSQIASDQLPSTIENRKYVAKEITESSHSKTIYLLDAPDSVDIRVRIGFNLNKQVAGDKHQLNALEQLNDQKSRFACNTLSALLGRGSFGRLFYDLRSTRGLTYGAYAYCREQPLLRALVLYGSASIEHSGAFTEGMLAHLALIQNAKPEKAEVESLKLSLLGKMLIADDQRKVFEIQQLFEPNYYENKQQHMMWLRTLTSEKMAEMANKYLQQEPVVVLRVDADAVMKDLQEKLPEWDFVIIEGD; from the coding sequence ATGAAGATACCTTGCTTTATTTTGTCTTGCGTTAAATTTTTTCTACTAGTAAGCCTTTTTTTTCTAACGGCTTGCCAACAAAGCGTTATTGAGTTTACTCCAGTATCCACACCACAAGTGCCCACATTTAAAGATAACGGTGATTTTCCAATTGTTAAACCTGATTGGTCTCTTGCTGATTTTAAAAGTACTCAGTTAAAAACGATGAGGTTTGGCGCAAAAGATGGGTTTAATAACGAATTGACGGTTCACTTTCGTACTCGAAAAAAATTGGATAAATGGAGGATTCAATTAGTTGGGATTAATCGAACTGAAGCCGTAAAACATGCTGATGTGCTTGCGAGAACAATGACAAGATACAGTAAATACTTATTGAATGAATCTCAGAGCATTTGTCGAGAGAGTTTGAGTGTGTCCGCCACATATCATAGCATCAGCATTAATATAAAATGTTTTGACTTAGAGTTGTCTGATATTCGTTTACTCAGCAGTTTTTGGAGTAAACAGGCGATTGATAATATTGATATCGACTCAGTACGACGAGGATTAAAGCTCAATACTAAGATTCAGTCGGTAACAGGAAGTGAGATTGATACAGCATTTCAAAAGCGACTTTTGGGTAAAGCTCACCCTTATCTTCAAGTCACAGGTGATAGTGATTTTTATGTAGACTTAAATAAACAAAAGGTCATCGAGTTGCAGCAAAAAACAGCTGAAAAACTTGAATGGCACTTGCTGGTAGAAACGCCTAAGCAATTATCACCTCAAGAATTATTAGAGCTCAGCCAAATAGCAAGTGATCAGTTACCATCGACTATAGAAAATCGAAAGTATGTCGCAAAAGAGATTACAGAGTCTTCACATTCAAAAACTATTTACTTATTAGATGCACCAGATAGTGTAGATATAAGAGTGCGTATTGGGTTTAATTTGAACAAACAAGTTGCAGGTGATAAACACCAGCTAAATGCTTTAGAGCAACTGAATGATCAAAAATCGAGATTTGCTTGTAATACCTTAAGTGCATTATTAGGAAGAGGATCTTTCGGCAGACTTTTTTATGATTTACGTTCAACGAGAGGCTTAACCTATGGAGCCTATGCATATTGTCGTGAACAACCACTATTACGCGCCTTAGTGCTTTATGGCAGTGCATCAATTGAACACAGTGGAGCATTTACCGAGGGCATGTTGGCACACCTTGCGCTTATTCAGAATGCAAAACCTGAAAAAGCTGAAGTTGAGTCATTAAAACTTTCTTTACTTGGTAAGATGTTAATTGCCGATGATCAACGAAAAGTTTTTGAAATCCAACAATTGTTTGAACCAAATTATTATGAAAATAAGCAGCAACACATGATGTGGTTGAGAACGTTAACCAGTGAAAAGATGGCGGAAATGGCGAACAAATACTTGCAGCAAGAACCTGTTGTGGTTTTGAGGGTGGATGCCGACGCCGTCATGAAAGATTTGCAAGAAAAATTGCCTGAATGGGACTTTGTAATCATCGAAGGGGATTAA
- a CDS encoding DUF2834 domain-containing protein — MSLRITSIILLILFSGYTAFTMSIAEQSLLSFGYQLISSPDTAQVVIDLYIMAFLALIWMYQDCKVNNKSIGYFIPFALLTLVFVSIGPLLYLSLKGNLATKTPT; from the coding sequence ATGAGTTTACGAATTACATCGATAATTTTGCTAATCCTTTTTTCAGGATACACAGCATTTACAATGTCCATAGCTGAACAGTCATTATTGAGTTTTGGGTATCAGTTAATTTCTAGTCCTGATACGGCTCAAGTGGTAATTGATCTATATATTATGGCGTTTTTAGCTTTAATTTGGATGTATCAAGATTGTAAAGTAAACAATAAGTCAATTGGTTATTTTATACCGTTTGCTTTGTTAACATTAGTTTTTGTTTCAATAGGGCCATTACTATATTTGTCACTCAAGGGTAATTTAGCAACCAAAACACCGACATAA
- a CDS encoding DUF4282 domain-containing protein: protein MRDILFFDSMLTPKIITFVYWIMLIGSVISGLTTMFSSFGGGFISGLGIIIFGVIGARIWCELLIVLFKIHENLQKIADKSE from the coding sequence ATGCGTGATATACTTTTTTTCGATTCGATGTTAACACCTAAAATTATTACTTTTGTATACTGGATTATGTTAATTGGCTCAGTTATATCTGGCCTCACAACAATGTTTAGTTCATTTGGTGGTGGTTTTATCAGTGGATTAGGCATAATCATTTTTGGTGTTATAGGTGCTAGAATATGGTGTGAATTATTGATAGTACTATTCAAAATTCATGAAAACCTTCAAAAAATTGCCGACAAATCAGAGTAG
- a CDS encoding DMT family transporter, translating into MGWMISIALINGLLIGLCRSINGSLSQNKGPFRASFHNHWVGAATLTVIIFLFTSISVSSLFSIDSWQHVPALSLTGGILGALYVAINSHILSHIEALKAALFVISGQMITGVLLSISEQSIIDFSLQIAGVILIIIGMFFNLKIKNSPK; encoded by the coding sequence ATGGGTTGGATGATTTCAATTGCACTCATTAATGGATTGCTTATTGGCTTATGTCGCTCAATAAATGGTTCGCTAAGTCAAAATAAAGGCCCTTTTCGCGCATCTTTCCATAATCATTGGGTAGGGGCTGCAACACTTACGGTAATTATCTTTTTATTTACTTCAATTTCAGTTTCATCTCTGTTCTCTATCGATTCATGGCAACATGTCCCTGCACTCAGTTTAACCGGTGGTATTTTAGGTGCTTTATATGTAGCAATAAACAGCCATATTTTGAGTCACATTGAGGCGCTAAAAGCCGCATTATTTGTAATAAGTGGGCAGATGATTACAGGTGTACTACTGTCTATCAGTGAACAAAGTATTATTGATTTCTCACTACAAATAGCGGGTGTAATACTCATCATAATAGGCATGTTCTTTAATTTAAAAATTAAAAACTCTCCGAAATAA
- a CDS encoding DMT family transporter yields MALPKFKFDIHLVTALIGGAILAVMIQYNGQLAEATSPIHASWFAHVIGALASIGLIFIVKNRKQNQQHSTEQKTPLWAYSGGIPGALIVVLSGITINSELGLAGTLVLGLVGQIVWGLVCDHLGWFGIEKKAINWKGMFSIVPILLGSFVIIYTRLS; encoded by the coding sequence ATGGCGTTGCCAAAATTTAAGTTTGATATTCACCTTGTTACAGCTCTAATTGGCGGAGCGATACTAGCAGTAATGATTCAGTACAACGGACAGTTAGCTGAAGCGACCTCGCCAATCCATGCATCGTGGTTTGCTCACGTTATTGGAGCTTTGGCATCAATTGGACTGATATTTATAGTCAAAAATCGCAAACAGAACCAACAGCACTCAACAGAGCAAAAGACTCCTTTGTGGGCGTATTCTGGCGGAATACCTGGAGCACTTATTGTTGTACTTTCTGGAATTACAATCAATAGCGAGTTAGGACTTGCTGGCACATTAGTTTTAGGGTTAGTTGGGCAGATAGTTTGGGGATTAGTATGCGATCATTTGGGTTGGTTTGGCATAGAAAAAAAAGCCATCAATTGGAAAGGGATGTTTAGCATTGTTCCAATTCTTTTAGGCAGTTTTGTGATTATTTATACGAGGTTATCTTAA
- a CDS encoding DUF5062 family protein — MKQKKHDAQLLKLAMEIGEGYAVKRGFAKFDTGVSEKYKVECIYRLLVQDKLVQALAKDKEDGPNMKHKLILWISRQLPENHPLLS, encoded by the coding sequence ATGAAGCAAAAAAAGCATGATGCTCAACTTCTTAAACTCGCTATGGAAATCGGCGAAGGTTACGCCGTAAAACGTGGCTTTGCTAAATTCGACACAGGAGTATCTGAAAAATATAAGGTTGAATGTATTTATCGGTTATTAGTGCAAGATAAGCTTGTTCAAGCACTTGCGAAAGATAAAGAAGATGGACCAAATATGAAGCATAAATTGATCTTATGGATCAGCCGTCAATTACCAGAAAACCATCCTTTGTTAAGTTAA
- a CDS encoding VOC family protein produces MKHQSETLLTTEWLTFSTKIQSFIKRLGIEQHVFECDHVALRANSTAKADEYRNFFEERGTVISENIINGRPILIIELDEPLSLGGMIIPCVELPYPSQKRYPQEGWEHIEIVIPSNAAECEHFTADVVDIIPNLKNTLKLTDSTNSDIKIKLSSPRGTHERLANPTIALKQKDVCIKLHPHSIKDIIDSELE; encoded by the coding sequence ATGAAGCATCAATCCGAAACACTATTAACCACTGAATGGTTAACCTTCTCAACAAAAATTCAATCTTTCATTAAGCGCCTAGGTATCGAACAACACGTTTTTGAGTGCGACCATGTAGCCCTGAGAGCAAACTCCACGGCTAAGGCTGATGAATATCGAAACTTTTTTGAGGAAAGAGGCACTGTTATTTCTGAAAACATCATCAATGGTCGCCCAATTTTAATTATCGAACTCGATGAGCCTTTAAGTCTTGGTGGAATGATAATTCCTTGTGTAGAACTCCCGTACCCTAGCCAAAAACGCTATCCCCAAGAAGGTTGGGAACATATAGAAATAGTGATCCCCAGTAACGCAGCAGAGTGTGAACACTTTACCGCTGATGTTGTTGATATTATCCCTAACCTGAAAAACACATTAAAGCTAACTGACTCAACGAATAGTGATATCAAAATTAAATTAAGCAGTCCACGTGGTACACATGAAAGATTAGCCAATCCGACCATCGCGCTAAAGCAAAAAGATGTATGTATTAAGTTGCATCCTCATTCTATAAAAGACATTATTGATAGCGAATTGGAATAA
- a CDS encoding L,D-transpeptidase family protein, with amino-acid sequence MKIFLTTMCFLFLVTSFSSLADVLAKADLVIVYKSKATLELIKKGKVIKSYHIAMGDYPKNHKIKEGDERTPQGRYILDYKKSDSDFYRAIHISYPNDADILAANALNVSPGGQIMIHGQSPNSTISPREQQRYNWTNGCIAVTNSEMDEIWQLVDTGTPIELWP; translated from the coding sequence ATGAAAATCTTTCTAACAACAATGTGCTTCTTATTTCTTGTTACGAGTTTCTCTAGCTTGGCTGACGTATTAGCTAAGGCTGATTTAGTTATTGTTTATAAAAGTAAAGCAACTCTTGAACTTATCAAAAAAGGTAAAGTTATTAAAAGTTACCATATTGCGATGGGTGACTACCCTAAAAACCATAAAATAAAAGAAGGCGATGAGCGTACACCACAAGGCCGCTATATATTAGATTATAAAAAATCTGATAGTGACTTTTATCGCGCAATCCATATCTCCTACCCTAACGACGCTGATATTCTAGCGGCTAATGCATTAAACGTATCTCCAGGTGGACAGATCATGATACATGGTCAAAGTCCAAACTCAACAATTTCACCTCGTGAGCAACAGCGCTACAATTGGACAAATGGCTGCATAGCCGTTACAAACTCAGAAATGGATGAAATTTGGCAATTAGTAGATACAGGCACCCCAATAGAACTTTGGCCATAA
- a CDS encoding ion transporter: protein MAETDLNDTPLKLRLRAVIFGTDTPAGRYFDITLIVSIVISVMLILLDTTGYIHQEYGDLIQIVEWFFTIVFTAEYVLRLYCSANSWSYARSFYGVIDLLSILPSYLVFFFPSANFALVIRVFRLFRIFRVLKLLRYLSEGNMLLRSMLQSARKVFIFFFSVSLVIMVLGAVMYVVEGPSNGFTSIPKSIYWTIVTITTVGYGDITPQTNLGQGIAAFTMLLGYSIIAIPTGILTAEISQEMTKQRDLRSCSNCAKTGHHSDAHFCLNCGTELPDEI from the coding sequence ATGGCTGAGACTGATTTAAACGACACACCATTAAAGTTACGATTGAGAGCGGTGATTTTTGGTACGGATACACCAGCGGGTAGATACTTCGACATTACTTTAATTGTCAGTATTGTTATTAGCGTAATGCTTATTTTGCTGGACACTACTGGGTATATTCATCAAGAATATGGCGATCTAATTCAAATAGTAGAGTGGTTTTTTACTATTGTATTCACTGCCGAATACGTATTACGCCTTTATTGCAGTGCAAATTCTTGGTCTTATGCAAGAAGCTTTTATGGTGTAATCGATTTACTTTCCATTCTTCCTAGCTATTTAGTTTTTTTCTTCCCAAGTGCAAATTTCGCCCTTGTTATCCGTGTTTTCAGGCTATTTAGAATTTTTAGAGTGCTCAAGCTGTTGCGTTATCTCAGTGAAGGCAACATGCTACTTAGATCCATGTTGCAATCAGCAAGAAAGGTTTTTATTTTTTTCTTTTCTGTCAGCCTAGTTATTATGGTTCTTGGAGCGGTAATGTATGTCGTTGAGGGGCCAAGTAACGGTTTTACTTCAATACCTAAGTCTATTTATTGGACCATTGTTACTATTACCACCGTTGGTTATGGAGACATTACGCCTCAGACAAATTTAGGGCAGGGTATTGCGGCATTCACTATGCTTTTAGGTTATTCAATTATCGCAATTCCTACAGGAATTTTAACTGCTGAAATTTCACAAGAAATGACCAAGCAACGCGATTTACGCAGTTGCAGTAATTGTGCGAAAACCGGTCACCATTCAGACGCTCACTTCTGCTTAAATTGTGGAACAGAATTGCCTGACGAAATTTAA
- a CDS encoding MATE family efflux transporter produces MPQAKFLTGSIMRHIWVMTSTATVGISALFLVDLLDIFYLSLLGEQELAAAVGYAGTITFMTTSIGIGLAIAMGAVVSKAIGAKEKERAKRLLLNSTVVTLITGIIVAIIVFTLIPTLLSLIGATGRTAELAQSYLYILVPSMPLICLAMAFGAALRAVGDAKLSMMSTLAGGGVNAVLDPILIFSLSMGIEGAAVASVLARVAVVFIAARGVFKKHQLGTQFNYQHLKTDLKPIFAIAGPAMLTNVATPAGNAVMTRAIAEFGDSFVAGWAVLGRIVPVAFAIIFALSGAIGPIVGQNFGAKKYDRVKQALTNALQFTLAYVIGMSLLIILLQDYIISVFDLTGDGAKLVVFYCKYIAVFFVFGGALFVANACFNNLGKAKYSSFFNIGKATLGTIPFVYFGALWGGVYGVLIGQVIGSVIFGVLGVMVAYRLIDNVHQREMENKKDQEEDDFESLTPPASSPLSSSCSQMASLNKDTSSE; encoded by the coding sequence ATGCCTCAAGCTAAGTTTTTAACTGGCTCAATTATGCGTCACATTTGGGTGATGACTTCAACGGCCACAGTGGGTATATCAGCTTTATTTTTAGTTGATTTACTTGATATTTTTTATCTCAGTTTACTTGGAGAGCAAGAATTAGCGGCGGCGGTAGGTTATGCAGGTACCATTACATTCATGACCACGTCAATCGGTATTGGTTTAGCGATTGCTATGGGAGCTGTTGTATCTAAAGCTATTGGTGCTAAAGAAAAAGAACGCGCCAAAAGGCTATTACTGAATTCGACTGTAGTGACACTTATCACTGGCATCATCGTGGCCATCATTGTGTTTACCTTAATACCTACATTGTTAAGTTTAATTGGTGCAACGGGAAGAACCGCTGAGCTTGCGCAAAGTTACCTTTATATACTCGTCCCATCTATGCCGCTTATTTGTTTAGCTATGGCTTTTGGTGCTGCTTTGAGAGCAGTCGGAGATGCCAAATTATCGATGATGTCAACATTGGCTGGTGGTGGAGTTAACGCGGTATTAGATCCAATTTTGATTTTCAGTTTATCAATGGGCATAGAGGGAGCGGCGGTTGCTTCGGTTTTAGCTCGTGTTGCAGTGGTATTTATTGCTGCTCGCGGTGTGTTTAAAAAACATCAACTTGGCACACAGTTTAACTATCAGCACCTTAAAACTGATCTCAAGCCGATATTTGCCATAGCTGGGCCTGCTATGCTAACTAATGTCGCTACGCCAGCTGGCAATGCGGTAATGACGCGCGCAATTGCAGAATTTGGCGACTCATTTGTTGCTGGGTGGGCTGTTTTAGGAAGAATAGTACCAGTTGCCTTTGCGATAATTTTTGCCTTATCTGGAGCGATTGGGCCAATTGTCGGGCAAAACTTTGGGGCTAAAAAATACGATCGAGTAAAACAAGCCCTTACGAATGCACTTCAATTTACGCTCGCTTATGTAATTGGAATGTCGTTGCTGATTATTTTACTTCAAGATTACATTATTTCAGTTTTTGATTTAACTGGAGATGGCGCTAAATTGGTGGTGTTTTACTGTAAATACATCGCAGTGTTTTTTGTATTTGGTGGTGCTTTATTTGTCGCCAACGCCTGTTTCAACAATCTTGGTAAAGCCAAGTACTCAAGCTTTTTTAATATAGGTAAAGCAACATTAGGCACTATTCCTTTCGTTTATTTCGGAGCTCTCTGGGGTGGAGTGTACGGCGTATTAATTGGTCAGGTTATTGGTAGTGTGATTTTTGGGGTACTGGGAGTTATGGTTGCTTATCGATTAATTGATAATGTACATCAAAGAGAAATGGAAAATAAGAAAGATCAAGAAGAGGATGATTTTGAAAGTCTCACTCCACCAGCGAGTAGTCCATTGTCATCATCCTGCTCTCAAATGGCTTCTTTAAATAAAGACACATCGAGTGAATAA
- a CDS encoding DUF2986 domain-containing protein, which translates to MNRRQKSTKLVAKRAKAKLNKVKSGNTTVHHSKSKYISKADRAKLEAEMAATEAQNEPTAPSEESAAE; encoded by the coding sequence ATGAATAGACGCCAAAAATCAACCAAACTGGTTGCCAAACGTGCAAAAGCAAAATTAAATAAAGTGAAGAGTGGTAACACTACGGTTCACCACAGTAAATCTAAGTATATTTCGAAAGCTGACCGCGCAAAACTTGAAGCTGAAATGGCAGCTACTGAGGCACAAAATGAACCAACTGCACCTTCAGAAGAAAGTGCAGCTGAATAA